The following are encoded together in the Nocardioides thalensis genome:
- a CDS encoding methyltransferase domain-containing protein, which translates to MTTLSPRLAAIVEALPVRPGMRVIEIGGAPGAAARALVRRVEGIHVLLIDRSARGIALTQRKLASEIEAGMVRLRHVAAEDFVLDANEQPYDLAFAVRVGAFDGRHPRAGERARARIAAALRPGARLLVDGGSPLREIYPADAPGSAS; encoded by the coding sequence ATGACGACGCTCTCGCCCCGCCTCGCGGCCATCGTCGAAGCGCTGCCGGTGCGACCGGGCATGCGGGTGATCGAGATCGGAGGCGCGCCCGGCGCCGCGGCCCGCGCGCTGGTGCGGCGCGTGGAGGGGATTCACGTCCTGCTCATCGACCGGTCGGCTCGCGGCATCGCGCTGACCCAGCGCAAGCTCGCCTCGGAGATCGAGGCAGGCATGGTGCGCCTTCGCCACGTCGCGGCCGAGGACTTCGTACTCGACGCGAACGAGCAGCCCTACGACCTCGCGTTCGCCGTCCGGGTCGGGGCCTTCGACGGTCGACATCCTCGCGCCGGCGAACGCGCCCGCGCCCGGATCGCTGCGGCGCTGCGACCGGGAGCACGGTTGCTGGTCGACGGGGGCTCGCCACTGCGCGAGATCTACCCCGCGGACGCTCCCGGTTCGGCAAGCTGA
- a CDS encoding HNH endonuclease encodes MATTRKARAARRRKVRIARVVNDLTDEQWIALQTAWAACAYCGAEEPALQRDCVLPISRGGRYTLDNVVPACRSCNASKCNDEVTSWMRRKRLDERAFLLRYAEIRAHLAQLAQLAEPGASAG; translated from the coding sequence GTGGCAACCACCCGGAAGGCGCGGGCCGCTCGGCGGCGCAAGGTGCGCATCGCCCGGGTGGTCAACGACCTGACCGACGAGCAGTGGATCGCGCTCCAGACCGCGTGGGCGGCGTGTGCCTACTGCGGCGCCGAGGAGCCGGCCCTCCAGCGCGACTGCGTCCTTCCGATCTCGCGCGGCGGTCGCTACACCCTCGACAACGTGGTGCCGGCCTGTCGCTCCTGCAACGCGAGCAAGTGCAACGACGAGGTCACCAGCTGGATGCGCCGCAAGAGACTCGACGAGCGGGCGTTCCTGTTGCGGTACGCCGAAATCAGGGCGCATCTGGCGCAGCTGGCTCAGCTTGCCGAACCGGGAGCGTCCGCGGGGTAG
- a CDS encoding YciI family protein, translated as MAEYLIYFNQQWVGDHPAEWFQGRVEPSMAVVNEMKAAGVWVFGGGLEEDGPVYAADATSGEVLVTDGPYVETKEQLGGFCVVDVPDDETAKYWAGKVAAGCGWPQEVRKFGAVPEVG; from the coding sequence ATGGCCGAGTACCTCATCTACTTCAACCAGCAGTGGGTCGGCGACCACCCGGCCGAGTGGTTCCAAGGGAGGGTCGAGCCCTCGATGGCGGTCGTGAACGAGATGAAGGCCGCCGGCGTCTGGGTGTTCGGCGGCGGCCTCGAGGAGGACGGCCCGGTCTACGCCGCGGACGCGACCAGCGGCGAGGTGCTGGTCACCGACGGCCCGTACGTCGAGACCAAGGAGCAGCTCGGAGGCTTCTGCGTCGTCGACGTCCCCGACGACGAGACGGCCAAGTACTGGGCCGGCAAGGTCGCCGCAGGGTGCGGCTGGCCGCAGGAGGTGCGGAAGTTCGGGGCGGTGCCCGAGGTCGGCTGA
- a CDS encoding GNAT family N-acetyltransferase, with translation MSDALSYVVERVPVTDTYPLRALVLRNGGPPESARVPGDDHPEVATYAARDAAGAVVGCVGLFPEPCPDLPDDSRRGWRIRGMATLPELRGRGVGSAVLAAALDHVRRAGGGLVWCNARTPARTLYERAGFQVIGEEWEDPEIGPHVRMWRAVDPA, from the coding sequence GTGAGCGACGCCCTGTCGTACGTCGTCGAGCGGGTGCCGGTGACCGACACCTATCCGCTGCGCGCCCTGGTGCTTCGCAACGGAGGGCCGCCGGAGAGCGCGCGGGTCCCCGGCGACGACCACCCCGAGGTCGCGACGTACGCCGCCCGCGACGCCGCCGGGGCGGTGGTCGGCTGCGTCGGGCTGTTCCCCGAGCCGTGCCCCGACCTGCCCGACGACTCTCGGCGCGGGTGGCGGATCCGCGGGATGGCGACGCTTCCCGAGCTGCGCGGCCGCGGGGTCGGCTCCGCCGTACTCGCCGCTGCCCTGGACCACGTACGGCGCGCCGGCGGCGGACTGGTGTGGTGCAACGCGCGGACGCCGGCGCGGACGCTCTACGAGCGGGCCGGCTTCCAGGTGATCGGCGAGGAGTGGGAGGACCCGGAGATCGGGCCGCACGTGCGGATGTGGCGCGCGGTCGATCCGGCGTGA
- a CDS encoding VOC family protein gives MAEFPQLLHTVLDTTDCRGLAEFYRELLGLSYRPGDVPPGEGEVDDADWLVLVDAGGARKLAFQHVDRLTPTTWPEHDVPMQLHLDFTVTDRDELERHRRRAEELGATVRLDRTDDADEPLYVLADPSGHPFCIFVA, from the coding sequence ATGGCGGAGTTCCCCCAGCTCTTGCACACCGTGCTCGACACGACCGACTGCCGCGGGCTCGCGGAGTTCTACCGCGAGCTGCTCGGGTTGTCCTACCGCCCCGGCGACGTGCCGCCCGGCGAGGGCGAGGTCGACGACGCGGACTGGCTGGTGCTGGTGGACGCTGGCGGCGCGCGGAAGCTCGCGTTCCAGCACGTCGACCGGCTCACGCCCACGACGTGGCCCGAGCACGACGTACCGATGCAGCTGCACCTCGACTTCACGGTGACCGACCGCGACGAGCTCGAGCGGCACCGTCGCCGGGCCGAGGAGCTGGGCGCGACTGTGCGGCTCGACCGGACCGACGACGCCGACGAGCCGCTCTACGTGCTGGCCGACCCGTCGGGCCACCCCTTCTGCATCTTCGTGGCGTAG
- a CDS encoding HPr family phosphocarrier protein: protein MPTKSVVVGSAVGLHARPAALISQAALDLGSEVLIGLPGGVPVDASSSLMIMTLGAGNGATVEVSGEVEADVDAIAALVAQDLDAEDAPGVTAV, encoded by the coding sequence ATGCCCACCAAGTCCGTCGTCGTCGGGTCCGCCGTCGGCCTGCACGCCCGCCCCGCCGCGCTGATCTCGCAGGCCGCGCTCGACCTGGGCTCCGAGGTGCTGATCGGGCTGCCTGGGGGAGTCCCGGTCGACGCGAGCTCGTCGCTGATGATCATGACGCTCGGCGCGGGCAACGGAGCGACCGTGGAGGTGTCCGGCGAGGTCGAGGCGGACGTCGACGCGATCGCCGCGCTCGTCGCTCAGGACCTCGATGCGGAGGACGCACCGGGGGTCACGGCCGTCTGA
- a CDS encoding hexose kinase gives MIVTVTPNPSIDRTVALPGPLTRGAVHRVASHVDEPGGKGVNISRACLAAGVPTLAVLPAVSGDGFVRDLERLGVPCLVVPHAGSMRVNLTISEPDGTTTKLNAFGADTSPDELEALADAVLARPAGGWAVLAGSLPPGAPDDWYAGLASRLRSAGWAVAVDTSGAALDAVVAALTPAAAPSLIKPNAEELASVTGEDPAKLEADPRLTAVAAQSLVDRGAGAVLATLGPGGAVLVDGSGAWHAQPPATRVVSTVGAGDASMFGYLHADLLGLPAPERLASAVAYGSAAAGLPGTTVPTPDDVRVADVLVRQLDPV, from the coding sequence GTGATCGTCACCGTCACGCCCAACCCGAGCATCGACCGCACCGTCGCCCTGCCCGGCCCACTGACGCGGGGTGCCGTGCACCGGGTGGCCTCGCACGTCGACGAGCCCGGCGGCAAGGGCGTGAACATCTCCCGTGCGTGCCTCGCGGCCGGGGTGCCGACCCTCGCGGTGCTGCCCGCGGTGTCCGGCGACGGCTTCGTCCGTGACCTGGAGCGGCTCGGCGTCCCCTGCCTGGTCGTTCCGCACGCCGGGTCGATGCGGGTGAACCTGACGATCAGCGAGCCCGACGGCACCACGACGAAGCTCAACGCCTTCGGCGCCGACACCTCGCCCGACGAGCTCGAGGCGCTCGCGGACGCCGTGCTCGCACGCCCCGCCGGCGGGTGGGCAGTGCTCGCGGGGTCTCTGCCGCCGGGAGCGCCGGACGACTGGTACGCCGGGCTCGCCTCCCGGCTCCGCTCGGCCGGTTGGGCCGTGGCGGTCGACACCAGCGGCGCCGCGCTCGACGCGGTCGTCGCCGCGCTCACGCCTGCTGCCGCCCCGTCCCTGATCAAGCCCAACGCGGAGGAGCTCGCCTCCGTGACCGGCGAGGACCCCGCGAAGCTCGAGGCAGACCCCCGCCTGACCGCCGTCGCCGCGCAGTCCCTGGTCGACCGCGGCGCCGGCGCCGTGCTCGCGACGCTGGGGCCCGGCGGCGCCGTACTGGTGGACGGTTCGGGGGCGTGGCACGCGCAGCCGCCCGCCACCCGCGTGGTCAGCACGGTCGGCGCCGGCGACGCCAGCATGTTCGGCTACCTGCACGCCGACCTGCTCGGGCTGCCCGCCCCCGAGCGCCTCGCCTCGGCCGTGGCCTACGGCAGCGCCGCAGCCGGACTGCCCGGCACGACCGTGCCCACCCCGGACGACGTCCGGGTCGCCGACGTCCTCGTTCGCCAGCTCGATCCCGTCTGA
- the ptsP gene encoding phosphoenolpyruvate--protein phosphotransferase: MVTSIQGTPVVAGIAVGPALVAVTAVSPEAVERYGDGGFADAHAALAAYDEAAAAVAAGFTRKAGLASGATAEVLTASAALATDRGLRATVQKQLDGGDILPVALAHAVDHFVDLFTSMGGLMAERATDLRDVQSRLLAHLVGEPEPGVPVPDRPSVLVAPDLAPADTATLDPTLILALVTERGGPTSHTAIIARQLGIPCVVGAAGAAGVAAGTLLLVDGATGVIEVDPDPVAAGERAETDRSARAAVATWAGPGRTADGTDVKLLANIADGASAAAAAKEPVDGVGLFRTELCFLNRDREPSVDEQADIYAEALAPYADGRHVVVRTLDAGSDKPISFATHPDEENPALGVRGLRLSFADPGLLHRQLDAITIAAERTGAETWVMAPMVATTAEARDFATAVRGRGLRAGVMVEVPSAALLAEQMLAEVDFLSIGTNDLTQYTMAADRMATDLAHLTDPWQPAVLHLVAMTARAGAEAGKPVGVCGEAAADPLLAAVLVGLGVTSLSMAAAAVRPVGAALGAVTVTQCEEMAAAALAATDPVGARAAARAARDRD, encoded by the coding sequence ATGGTCACCAGCATCCAGGGCACGCCCGTCGTCGCAGGCATCGCCGTCGGCCCCGCGCTCGTCGCGGTCACGGCCGTCTCCCCCGAGGCCGTCGAGAGGTACGGCGACGGGGGCTTCGCCGATGCCCACGCGGCGCTCGCGGCGTACGACGAAGCGGCGGCCGCCGTGGCGGCCGGCTTCACCCGCAAGGCCGGCCTGGCCAGCGGCGCGACCGCCGAGGTGCTCACGGCGAGCGCCGCCCTCGCCACCGATCGCGGGCTCCGCGCCACGGTCCAGAAGCAGCTCGACGGCGGCGACATCCTCCCCGTCGCACTCGCCCACGCGGTCGACCACTTCGTCGACCTCTTCACCAGCATGGGCGGCCTGATGGCCGAGCGGGCGACCGACCTCCGCGACGTCCAGAGCAGGCTCCTTGCGCACCTCGTCGGGGAGCCGGAGCCGGGGGTGCCCGTCCCCGACCGGCCGAGCGTGCTGGTCGCCCCCGACCTCGCCCCCGCCGACACGGCGACGCTCGACCCCACGCTGATCCTCGCTCTCGTGACCGAGCGGGGCGGACCCACCAGCCACACCGCGATCATCGCCCGCCAGCTCGGCATCCCCTGCGTCGTGGGAGCCGCCGGCGCCGCTGGCGTCGCGGCGGGCACGCTCCTGCTCGTCGACGGCGCGACCGGCGTGATCGAGGTCGATCCCGACCCGGTCGCCGCAGGCGAGCGCGCGGAGACGGACCGCTCGGCGCGTGCCGCGGTCGCGACCTGGGCGGGCCCCGGCCGCACCGCCGACGGCACCGACGTGAAGCTCCTCGCCAACATCGCCGACGGCGCGTCGGCCGCCGCTGCCGCGAAGGAGCCCGTCGACGGCGTGGGCCTGTTCCGCACCGAGCTCTGCTTCCTCAACCGCGACCGCGAGCCCAGCGTCGACGAGCAGGCCGACATCTATGCCGAGGCGCTGGCGCCGTACGCCGACGGGCGCCACGTCGTCGTGCGCACCCTCGATGCCGGCTCGGACAAGCCGATCAGCTTCGCGACCCATCCCGACGAGGAGAACCCGGCGCTCGGCGTGCGGGGCCTGCGTCTCTCCTTCGCCGACCCCGGCCTGCTGCACCGGCAGCTCGACGCGATCACGATCGCGGCCGAGCGCACCGGGGCGGAGACCTGGGTGATGGCGCCGATGGTGGCCACCACCGCCGAGGCGCGGGACTTCGCCACCGCGGTGCGCGGACGAGGCCTGCGGGCCGGCGTGATGGTCGAGGTTCCGAGCGCCGCCCTGCTCGCCGAGCAGATGCTGGCCGAGGTGGACTTCCTGTCGATCGGCACCAACGACCTCACGCAGTACACGATGGCCGCTGACCGGATGGCCACCGACCTCGCTCACCTCACCGACCCGTGGCAGCCGGCCGTCCTGCACCTGGTCGCGATGACCGCGCGCGCGGGTGCCGAGGCGGGCAAGCCGGTCGGCGTGTGCGGCGAGGCGGCAGCAGACCCGCTGCTGGCGGCCGTCCTCGTCGGGCTGGGCGTCACCTCGCTCTCCATGGCCGCCGCCGCGGTGCGTCCGGTCGGCGCGGCGCTCGGTGCCGTCACGGTCACCCAGTGCGAGGAGATGGCGGCAGCGGCGCTCGCGGCCACCGATCCCGTCGGAGCGCGTGCCGCCGCACGCGCCGCACGCGATCGCGACTAG
- a CDS encoding DeoR/GlpR family DNA-binding transcription regulator, which produces MYAEERQQAIAQLVTETGRWSVNDLAARFTVTTETVRRDLSALEQIGLVRRVHGGAVAAERLAVIDTALGDRDVAHAEEKERIAQAALAQLPTTGALVLIDAGTTTSRFAAALPTDLHLVVTTHAVPIAARLAPRGHLDLHLLPGRVRATTHAAVGAETVAALGDLRADVAFLGTNGLTLDHGLSTPDAEEAAVKRAMVAGARRVVVLADSSKVGVESPVRFATIEQLDVLVTDSGIDAEVRAALERAGIEVVVA; this is translated from the coding sequence ATGTACGCCGAGGAGCGCCAGCAGGCGATAGCGCAGCTGGTGACCGAGACCGGGCGGTGGTCCGTCAACGACCTCGCGGCCCGGTTCACGGTCACCACCGAGACGGTGCGCCGGGACCTGTCGGCGCTCGAGCAGATCGGCCTGGTCCGCCGGGTCCACGGCGGCGCGGTCGCCGCCGAACGCCTCGCCGTGATCGACACGGCACTGGGCGACCGCGACGTCGCGCACGCCGAGGAGAAGGAGCGGATCGCGCAGGCAGCGCTCGCCCAGCTCCCGACCACGGGCGCCCTCGTGCTGATCGACGCCGGCACGACGACGTCGCGGTTCGCGGCCGCGCTGCCGACCGACCTGCACCTGGTGGTCACGACGCACGCCGTGCCGATCGCAGCCCGTCTGGCGCCCCGGGGGCACCTCGACCTGCACCTGCTCCCCGGGCGGGTGCGCGCCACCACCCACGCGGCCGTCGGCGCCGAGACCGTCGCCGCGCTGGGCGACCTGCGCGCCGACGTCGCCTTCCTCGGCACCAACGGGCTGACGCTCGACCACGGCCTGTCGACGCCCGACGCCGAGGAGGCCGCGGTCAAGCGCGCGATGGTCGCCGGTGCGCGCCGCGTGGTCGTGCTGGCCGACTCGTCCAAGGTCGGTGTGGAGAGTCCGGTGCGGTTCGCGACCATCGAGCAGCTCGACGTGCTCGTCACCGACAGCGGCATCGACGCCGAGGTGCGCGCCGCGCTCGAGCGCGCAGGGATCGAGGTCGTGGTCGCCTAG
- a CDS encoding zinc-dependent dehydrogenase, producing the protein MKALRFYAPEDVRVEEVPEPVCGPDEIKLKVRNCSTCGTDVKILHNGHQNLTPPRITGHEIAGEVVEVGAEVNATYGSSWSVGDRAQVIAAVPCGECHECRKGWMAVCQNQTSVGYQYDGGFAEYMIVPRQVLKVDGLNRIPDAVGFDAASAAEPLACAINAQELLGIEEGDTVVVFGAGPIGCMHIRLARGVHGAGRVFLVDVNADRLAMSAEAVHPDELIDGSKVDVVDRVMELTDGRGADVVITATAANVTQEQAIAMAARNGRISFFGGLPKTNPTITCDSNVVHYRQLHIHGANGSAPEHNKRALDYIATGQVPVADLITEHVPLERVLDAFAIVEKGAAIKVTVEP; encoded by the coding sequence ATGAAGGCCCTGCGCTTCTACGCACCGGAGGACGTCCGCGTCGAGGAGGTGCCCGAGCCGGTCTGCGGGCCCGACGAGATCAAGCTCAAGGTGCGCAACTGCTCCACGTGCGGCACCGACGTGAAGATCCTCCACAACGGCCACCAGAACCTCACCCCGCCCCGGATCACCGGCCACGAGATCGCGGGCGAGGTGGTCGAGGTCGGCGCGGAGGTCAACGCGACGTACGGCTCCTCCTGGTCCGTCGGCGACCGGGCCCAGGTGATCGCGGCGGTCCCGTGCGGCGAGTGCCACGAGTGCCGCAAGGGCTGGATGGCGGTCTGCCAGAACCAGACGTCGGTGGGCTACCAGTACGACGGCGGCTTCGCCGAGTACATGATCGTGCCCCGCCAGGTCCTCAAGGTCGACGGCCTCAACCGGATCCCCGACGCCGTCGGCTTCGATGCCGCCTCGGCCGCCGAGCCGCTCGCGTGCGCGATCAACGCACAGGAGCTGCTCGGCATCGAGGAGGGCGACACCGTCGTCGTGTTCGGCGCCGGCCCGATCGGGTGCATGCACATCCGGCTCGCGCGCGGCGTGCACGGGGCGGGGCGGGTCTTCCTCGTCGACGTCAACGCCGACCGCCTCGCGATGTCCGCCGAGGCCGTGCACCCCGACGAGCTGATCGACGGCTCGAAGGTCGACGTCGTCGACCGGGTGATGGAGCTGACCGACGGGCGCGGGGCCGACGTCGTGATCACCGCGACCGCGGCCAACGTGACCCAGGAGCAGGCGATCGCGATGGCCGCGCGGAACGGCCGGATCTCGTTCTTCGGCGGGCTGCCGAAGACCAACCCCACGATCACCTGCGACTCCAACGTCGTCCACTACCGCCAGCTGCACATCCACGGTGCCAACGGTTCGGCGCCCGAGCACAACAAGCGCGCCCTCGACTACATCGCGACCGGGCAGGTGCCGGTCGCCGACCTGATCACCGAGCACGTCCCGCTGGAGCGGGTGCTCGACGCGTTCGCCATCGTCGAGAAGGGCGCGGCCATCAAGGTGACCGTGGAGCCGTGA
- a CDS encoding PTS mannitol transporter subunit IICBA translates to MSTTHATTTRSGLRVHVQRFGTFLSNMVLPNIGAFIAWGLITALFIQAGWITLIGDKWFGYPPGLEEGQYDYGFVSALGGWDADGGGIVGPMITYLLPILIGYTGGRMMYNDSIRGGVVGAIATMGAVAGAEVPMFLGAMVMGPLGGWSMKKIDALWDGKIRPGFEMLVNNFAAGIWGMILAIGGFLVAGPFVEAFSNVAEDVVDFLVDNSLMPLTSIFVEPAKVLFLNNAINHGVFTPLGTTEAAEEGKSLLFLVEANPGPGLGLLLAFMIFGKGVAKASAPGAALIHFVGGIHEIYFPYVLMKPKLILAMIAGGMTGVATNLIFDSGLRAPAAPGSIIAVWLQSPAGSIVGVTLSVVLAAAVSFLVAAFLLKTDRAADEGDLAGATASMESMKGKRSIASTALAGSTRGGPIRSIVFACDAGMGSSAMGASVLRKKVHGAGFTDVTVVNKAISNLRDDVDLVVTHQDLTDRARRSTPSAVHVSVENFMNSPRYDEIVALVRERSEPGADAAPAPAPAPASDDSPAGQPILAASSVVLDATGTRDDAITTAGELLVAAGAVDASYVASMHAREKSVSTYMGNRLALPHGTNEAKPSIRRTALSFVRYPAGVDWNGKDVTFVVGVAAAGDDHLRVLARIAEVFADEQQVARLEAATSAEEVLGVLGAAAQPA, encoded by the coding sequence ATGTCCACGACCCACGCGACCACGACCCGGAGCGGGCTCCGCGTCCACGTCCAGCGCTTCGGCACGTTCCTCTCCAACATGGTGCTGCCGAACATCGGGGCGTTCATCGCGTGGGGCCTGATCACCGCCCTGTTCATCCAGGCCGGCTGGATCACCCTCATCGGCGACAAGTGGTTCGGCTACCCGCCCGGCCTCGAGGAAGGCCAGTACGACTACGGCTTCGTCTCCGCGCTCGGCGGCTGGGACGCGGACGGCGGCGGGATCGTCGGCCCGATGATCACCTACCTCCTGCCGATCCTGATCGGCTACACCGGCGGCCGGATGATGTACAACGACTCGATCCGCGGCGGCGTCGTCGGCGCGATAGCGACGATGGGCGCCGTCGCCGGTGCCGAGGTGCCGATGTTCCTCGGCGCGATGGTGATGGGCCCGCTCGGCGGCTGGTCGATGAAGAAGATCGACGCCCTGTGGGACGGCAAGATCCGGCCCGGCTTCGAGATGCTCGTCAACAACTTCGCCGCCGGCATCTGGGGCATGATCCTCGCGATCGGCGGCTTCCTGGTCGCCGGCCCGTTCGTCGAGGCGTTCTCCAACGTGGCTGAGGACGTCGTCGACTTCCTCGTCGACAACAGCCTGATGCCGCTGACCTCGATCTTCGTCGAGCCGGCCAAGGTCCTCTTCCTCAACAACGCGATCAACCACGGCGTGTTCACCCCGCTCGGCACCACCGAGGCGGCGGAGGAGGGCAAGTCGCTGCTGTTCCTCGTCGAGGCGAACCCCGGACCCGGCCTCGGCCTGCTGCTCGCGTTCATGATCTTCGGCAAGGGCGTCGCCAAGGCCTCCGCCCCGGGCGCCGCGCTGATCCACTTCGTCGGAGGCATCCACGAGATCTACTTCCCGTACGTCCTCATGAAGCCGAAGCTGATCCTGGCGATGATCGCCGGCGGCATGACCGGCGTGGCCACCAACCTGATCTTCGACTCCGGCCTCCGCGCGCCCGCCGCTCCCGGCTCGATCATCGCGGTCTGGCTCCAGTCACCGGCCGGCAGCATCGTCGGGGTCACCCTCTCGGTCGTGCTCGCCGCGGCGGTGTCGTTCCTCGTCGCCGCGTTCCTGCTCAAGACCGACCGTGCCGCCGACGAGGGCGACCTGGCGGGGGCGACCGCCAGCATGGAGTCGATGAAGGGCAAGCGGTCGATCGCCTCGACCGCGCTCGCCGGGTCCACCCGCGGGGGCCCGATCCGCTCGATCGTGTTCGCGTGCGACGCGGGCATGGGCTCGTCCGCGATGGGTGCCTCGGTCCTGCGGAAGAAGGTCCACGGCGCCGGCTTCACCGACGTGACCGTGGTCAACAAGGCCATCTCGAACCTGCGTGACGACGTCGACCTCGTCGTCACCCACCAGGACCTGACCGACCGCGCACGCCGGTCCACTCCCTCGGCCGTCCACGTCTCCGTCGAGAACTTCATGAACAGCCCGAGGTACGACGAGATCGTCGCCCTCGTGCGCGAGCGGAGCGAGCCAGGGGCTGACGCAGCTCCGGCTCCTGCGCCGGCGCCGGCCTCCGATGACTCCCCGGCGGGCCAACCGATCCTCGCCGCCTCGTCGGTGGTGCTCGACGCGACCGGCACCCGCGACGACGCGATCACGACGGCCGGTGAGCTGCTCGTGGCGGCAGGCGCGGTCGACGCGTCGTACGTCGCCTCCATGCACGCGCGCGAGAAGTCCGTGTCGACCTACATGGGCAACCGCCTGGCGCTGCCTCACGGCACCAACGAGGCCAAGCCGAGCATCCGTCGTACGGCGCTGTCGTTCGTCCGCTACCCGGCCGGCGTCGACTGGAACGGGAAGGACGTCACGTTCGTCGTCGGCGTCGCCGCGGCCGGTGACGACCACCTCAGGGTGCTCGCCCGCATCGCCGAGGTCTTCGCCGACGAGCAGCAGGTCGCCCGTCTCGAGGCCGCGACGTCCGCCGAGGAGGTGCTGGGCGTGCTCGGGGCCGCCGCGCAGCCCGCCTGA